The Treponema sp. J25 genome includes a region encoding these proteins:
- a CDS encoding MBL fold metallo-hydrolase, translating into MRVVFLGTGTSHGIPVIGCECPVCTSVDPRDNRYRSSLYLESTEAGAHQSTHMVIDVGPEFRLQAIRAHITQLDAILLTHAHADHLHGLDDIRPFTKERALPLYANRSTIEELGHRFRYLFKTTQEGGGKPKVAPQVCTAMPFRLGAFTIIPLPLFHGELPILGWQVQENTRSLTYITDASRIPPQTLEQCTGTDCLVIGALRQRPHPTHFTFDQALELIATIKPRRAYITHLCHEHSHEEIREFFSEKRKGLLAGAVGFPETLTPAYDGLTLDV; encoded by the coding sequence ATGCGTGTTGTGTTTCTTGGTACGGGGACCTCCCATGGAATACCCGTGATAGGATGCGAGTGCCCTGTCTGCACCTCCGTGGATCCCCGCGACAACCGGTATCGGTCATCCCTCTACCTAGAAAGTACCGAAGCCGGTGCACATCAATCGACCCACATGGTGATTGATGTGGGACCGGAATTCCGGTTGCAGGCGATCCGGGCCCACATCACTCAGCTTGATGCAATTCTCCTTACCCATGCCCATGCGGACCATCTTCACGGCCTCGATGATATTCGGCCTTTTACGAAAGAGAGGGCTCTTCCGCTCTATGCCAACCGGTCAACCATAGAGGAACTGGGTCATCGTTTCAGGTACCTTTTTAAAACCACCCAAGAAGGAGGGGGTAAGCCTAAGGTGGCACCCCAGGTATGTACCGCCATGCCCTTCAGGCTAGGGGCGTTTACTATTATTCCTCTACCCCTCTTTCATGGGGAACTCCCCATCTTAGGATGGCAAGTACAGGAAAATACCAGGAGCCTTACCTACATTACCGATGCGAGTCGTATTCCGCCCCAAACCCTGGAACAATGCACCGGAACCGATTGCCTTGTCATTGGGGCCCTTCGCCAGCGTCCCCATCCAACCCATTTTACCTTTGACCAGGCTTTGGAACTTATTGCAACCATCAAACCGCGAAGGGCATACATCACCCATCTGTGTCATGAACACAGTCACGAAGAAATCAGAGAGTTTTTTAGTGAAAAAAGAAAGGGACTTCTCGCAGGAGCCGTGGGTTTCCCTGAAACCCTTACACCGGCCTACGATGGCCTTACCCTGGATGTGTAA
- the uvrB gene encoding excinuclease ABC subunit UvrB, with the protein MRPFQVVAPYGPAGDQGKAIEALARGIREGRPFQTLKGVTGSGKTFTMAKIIEAVQMPTLVISHNKTLAAQLYREFKSFFPHNAVEYFVSYYDYYQPEAYVASRDLYIEKDASINDEIERMRLSATRSLMERNDVIIVATVSCIYGLATPEVYKKMTATVSRGERLDPANLMKRFVELQYERNDAVLDRGRFRRRGDTIEIYPAYLEEAYRIEFDWDEVVRIRRFDPISGEVLEELDRALIYPAKQFVLPQEMIDRALDRIREELAERYAYFQREGKMLEAERIKTRVEYDLEMLSEMGYCPGIENYSAPLAGRAAGEPPDTLIDYFPRQHLTFIDESHVTLPQIGAMYAGDRSRKQSLVDYGFRLPSALDNRPLRYDEFMERLDKTIFVSATPGPEELKLSSQVVEQIIRPTGLLDPEVEVRPTEGQMEDIYGEIRKRIAQGERSLVLTLTKKMAEDLTDYLLGLGLRVRYIHSEVETIERVEILTQLRQGDFDVLVGINLLREGIDLPEVSFIAILDADKIGFLRSVTSLIQIIGRAARNAAGKVVMYADRMSDAMKEAIAETRRRREIQMAYNQAHGITPTTIKKAVQDILIRHQEEEKAAVQTSLEVLKKSHNLLIPAQRKALIKVLEEQMLEHAKRLEFEQAAVIRDEIERIRSLNT; encoded by the coding sequence ATGCGTCCATTTCAGGTTGTTGCCCCTTACGGGCCCGCCGGCGATCAGGGAAAGGCCATCGAAGCCCTTGCCCGGGGTATTCGGGAGGGAAGGCCATTCCAAACCCTTAAGGGGGTTACGGGATCGGGGAAAACCTTTACGATGGCTAAGATCATCGAGGCCGTCCAGATGCCCACCCTGGTGATCAGCCACAACAAGACCCTGGCGGCCCAACTGTATCGGGAATTTAAAAGCTTTTTCCCCCACAATGCGGTGGAATACTTTGTTTCGTATTACGATTACTACCAGCCCGAAGCCTATGTGGCGAGCCGGGATCTCTACATCGAAAAAGATGCTTCTATAAACGATGAGATTGAACGGATGCGCCTCTCGGCGACCCGGAGTCTAATGGAACGGAACGATGTCATCATCGTGGCCACCGTCTCCTGTATTTACGGCCTTGCGACACCGGAGGTGTACAAGAAAATGACCGCCACCGTCAGCCGGGGTGAACGGCTCGATCCGGCGAACCTGATGAAACGCTTCGTGGAACTCCAGTATGAACGGAACGATGCGGTGCTTGACCGGGGTCGGTTCCGACGTCGGGGGGACACCATTGAAATATACCCCGCCTATCTGGAAGAGGCCTATCGCATCGAGTTTGATTGGGATGAGGTGGTCCGGATCCGCCGCTTTGACCCCATCTCGGGAGAGGTCCTGGAAGAACTCGATCGGGCCCTGATCTATCCGGCTAAACAGTTCGTACTTCCCCAGGAGATGATCGACCGGGCGCTGGATCGAATCCGGGAGGAACTGGCTGAACGGTACGCCTACTTTCAACGGGAAGGCAAAATGCTCGAGGCAGAGCGAATCAAGACCCGGGTAGAGTACGACCTGGAAATGCTCTCCGAGATGGGTTACTGTCCGGGAATTGAAAACTACTCTGCCCCCCTGGCGGGGCGCGCCGCCGGCGAGCCACCGGATACCCTCATCGACTACTTTCCCCGACAGCATCTTACCTTTATCGATGAAAGCCACGTAACCCTTCCGCAAATCGGGGCCATGTATGCGGGGGACCGTTCCCGAAAGCAAAGTCTGGTGGATTACGGCTTTCGCCTGCCGTCAGCTTTAGATAACCGGCCCCTCCGGTATGATGAATTCATGGAGCGGCTTGATAAGACCATCTTCGTTTCCGCCACCCCGGGGCCCGAAGAATTAAAGCTTTCCAGCCAGGTGGTGGAACAGATTATCCGCCCCACGGGGCTTCTGGATCCCGAAGTAGAGGTACGTCCCACGGAAGGACAGATGGAAGATATTTATGGAGAAATTCGAAAACGCATTGCCCAGGGTGAGCGCTCCCTTGTCCTGACACTTACCAAAAAAATGGCCGAGGACCTGACAGATTACCTGTTAGGGCTAGGGCTGAGGGTCCGTTATATTCACAGCGAGGTAGAAACCATCGAACGGGTAGAGATTCTTACCCAACTCCGTCAGGGAGATTTTGATGTCCTTGTGGGAATCAACCTGTTACGGGAAGGTATCGACCTCCCGGAAGTTTCGTTTATCGCAATTCTAGATGCCGATAAGATCGGCTTTCTGCGCTCCGTCACAAGCCTTATCCAGATCATCGGCCGGGCCGCCCGGAACGCCGCGGGTAAGGTGGTCATGTATGCGGACCGCATGAGCGACGCCATGAAGGAGGCCATTGCCGAAACCAGGCGGCGTCGGGAAATTCAGATGGCCTACAACCAGGCCCATGGCATTACTCCCACCACCATTAAAAAGGCCGTCCAGGACATTCTTATCCGGCATCAAGAAGAAGAAAAGGCTGCGGTCCAGACAAGCCTGGAGGTACTCAAAAAATCCCACAACCTGCTTATCCCTGCTCAGCGAAAGGCGTTGATAAAAGTCCTGGAAGAACAGATGCTCGAACACGCCAAGCGCCTGGAATTCGAGCAGGCCGCGGTAATCCGGGATGAAATCGAGCGAATCCGGTCCCTCAACACCTGA
- a CDS encoding DMT family transporter — MNAHLGELAGLATSVCWTITALAFERAAKRIGSLALNILRLVVALFLFMVFRLVVAGEALPLHAPQSVWFWLSLSGLVGFTFGDIFLFQSYIDIGARTAQIVFISYPLITALLSFFILRESISLRGLVGMVLVIGAILWVVLEKKRLAEKELVLQGPGDVHPATTQNSEDSSGITEPPHQSKKGGLRIRGFVCAFLAALGQAGGLILSKIGAPSFDPFAATQIRVIAGLAGFLLVALMGRQVKAVVVATRNRAALLALSIGAFFGPFLGVSLGLVAVQHTATGVAATLMGLTPILIIFPSVLINKEKIHVVEVLGAALAVAGSVLIFLR; from the coding sequence ATGAATGCACATCTTGGTGAGCTTGCTGGTCTTGCAACGAGTGTTTGCTGGACCATTACGGCCCTGGCCTTTGAACGGGCGGCCAAACGAATTGGGTCCCTGGCCTTAAACATCCTGCGACTGGTGGTAGCCCTGTTCCTCTTTATGGTGTTTCGTCTGGTTGTGGCAGGGGAAGCCTTGCCTCTGCATGCCCCGCAATCAGTATGGTTTTGGCTTTCTTTGTCGGGACTTGTGGGGTTTACCTTTGGGGATATTTTTTTGTTCCAGTCTTACATTGATATCGGGGCCCGGACTGCCCAGATTGTGTTTATTTCCTATCCTTTAATAACCGCCCTGTTAAGTTTTTTTATTCTCCGGGAGTCCATTTCTCTCCGGGGCCTTGTGGGAATGGTCCTCGTTATAGGGGCCATCCTGTGGGTGGTGCTTGAAAAAAAACGCCTTGCGGAAAAAGAACTGGTGCTGCAGGGGCCTGGCGATGTACACCCCGCTACGACGCAGAACTCAGAGGATTCCTCTGGGATAACCGAACCCCCTCATCAATCTAAGAAAGGGGGCCTGAGGATCCGGGGCTTTGTGTGTGCCTTTCTCGCGGCCCTGGGGCAGGCGGGGGGCCTTATCCTTTCTAAGATTGGGGCCCCTTCCTTTGACCCCTTTGCGGCAACCCAGATACGGGTGATAGCGGGACTGGCGGGCTTTCTTTTGGTAGCCCTTATGGGAAGGCAGGTGAAGGCAGTGGTGGTCGCAACCAGGAATCGGGCGGCCCTGCTTGCCCTTTCGATAGGTGCTTTTTTTGGCCCCTTCCTGGGGGTTAGTTTGGGCCTTGTGGCGGTGCAGCATACTGCCACCGGGGTGGCCGCAACCCTCATGGGACTGACGCCGATCTTGATTATTTTCCCTTCGGTGCTCATAAATAAAGAAAAAATTCATGTAGTAGAAGTGCTGGGGGCTGCCCTCGCGGTGGCCGGGTCGGTGCTTATCTTCCTGAGGTAA
- a CDS encoding family 20 glycosylhydrolase produces MKKIPLIPYPKQWVFHEEPLVVGVLRLRGDPCFLGVLRALQEEIRVAFGEAVLAPLSREEEIAYGQRQGPDAVSLFGGNFQASQVPVVPLEIRKAGTSLSEGYRLEISPEKIVITVSGSVEQSPSEVNREKELAAAACATVIQLLHFGWDGWRFKIPCGVITDGPSLEWRGLMIDTARHFVPPSELKKILSLAWLYKINRFHWHLTDDQGWRLELVQFPELTEIGSQRNGGDPMRNGLYTQEDIREIVAYAADRGITVIPEIDLPGHAQALLASHPEFSCTGGPFTVRTEWGIAEDVLCMGNPDVLPFVKQIWDEVCELFPGPYVHIGGDECPTDRWEACPRCRSKKESLGLEHWVDLHGYFIREITDYLTQKGKTVFGWDEVLDSTLPNGCNVVHWRAWLDEQSKRALAQGRELVISPSFPYYFDFVQTQNRRQSPGIGYRSPAAASLQYVYEFDPFRLLMPSNQEAGDASPAPMTLRKSPGFDTEGAVALAAGRFRGIQANVWTEFIRDPRRLEYMMFPRLLAIAETGWNGAGRSPYGDFVERLTVGHTGNGRGILSQRAVNYCPRYEGSPEGS; encoded by the coding sequence ATGAAAAAGATTCCCCTTATTCCCTATCCCAAACAGTGGGTGTTTCATGAAGAACCGCTTGTTGTCGGGGTATTACGTCTGCGGGGAGACCCCTGTTTTTTAGGGGTTTTGCGGGCCCTTCAAGAAGAAATCCGAGTTGCCTTTGGAGAGGCGGTTTTGGCCCCCTTAAGCAGAGAAGAGGAAATCGCCTATGGCCAGCGCCAGGGCCCTGATGCTGTGTCTTTGTTTGGCGGTAATTTCCAGGCTTCCCAGGTACCGGTAGTACCCCTTGAGATACGAAAGGCGGGGACTTCTCTGTCAGAAGGCTATAGGTTGGAAATAAGCCCCGAAAAAATAGTGATTACGGTAAGCGGTTCCGTTGAGCAGAGTCCCTCTGAAGTCAATAGGGAAAAGGAACTCGCCGCCGCGGCCTGCGCCACGGTGATACAGTTATTGCACTTTGGCTGGGATGGCTGGCGTTTTAAAATTCCCTGTGGAGTAATTACCGACGGCCCTTCCCTGGAATGGCGGGGGCTTATGATCGATACTGCCCGGCATTTTGTTCCCCCCTCGGAACTTAAGAAAATCCTGAGCCTTGCCTGGCTCTATAAAATAAACCGCTTCCATTGGCACTTAACCGATGACCAGGGATGGCGCTTAGAACTTGTCCAGTTCCCGGAACTTACCGAAATAGGTTCCCAGAGAAATGGGGGAGATCCCATGAGAAACGGGTTGTATACCCAGGAGGATATCCGGGAGATTGTGGCCTATGCGGCCGATCGGGGTATTACGGTGATACCGGAGATCGATCTCCCCGGTCATGCCCAGGCGTTGCTGGCAAGTCACCCCGAGTTCTCTTGTACCGGTGGGCCCTTTACCGTTCGTACCGAGTGGGGAATCGCTGAGGATGTTCTCTGTATGGGGAACCCCGACGTTCTCCCCTTCGTCAAGCAAATTTGGGATGAGGTGTGCGAGTTGTTTCCGGGGCCCTACGTTCACATTGGGGGTGATGAGTGTCCCACGGACCGATGGGAAGCCTGTCCCCGCTGTAGGAGCAAAAAAGAATCCCTCGGCTTAGAACATTGGGTAGATCTCCATGGCTATTTTATTCGGGAAATTACGGACTATCTTACCCAAAAAGGAAAAACCGTGTTTGGCTGGGATGAGGTGTTAGATTCTACCCTCCCTAATGGCTGCAATGTGGTGCATTGGCGTGCCTGGCTTGATGAGCAGAGTAAACGGGCCCTTGCCCAGGGAAGGGAGCTGGTTATAAGTCCTTCTTTCCCGTATTATTTTGATTTTGTGCAGACCCAGAATAGACGCCAATCCCCGGGAATTGGCTACAGAAGCCCTGCGGCGGCAAGCCTACAGTACGTGTACGAATTCGATCCCTTTAGGTTGCTTATGCCATCGAACCAGGAAGCGGGAGATGCTTCTCCGGCACCTATGACCCTTCGGAAGAGCCCTGGGTTTGATACAGAAGGTGCGGTGGCGCTGGCCGCCGGACGTTTCCGGGGCATCCAGGCCAATGTGTGGACCGAGTTTATCCGGGATCCCCGACGACTTGAGTACATGATGTTCCCCCGGCTCCTTGCCATAGCGGAAACGGGCTGGAATGGGGCTGGCAGAAGCCCCTATGGGGACTTCGTAGAACGCCTTACCGTCGGGCACACTGGCAATGGTCGGGGAATCCTGTCCCAGCGGGCGGTTAATTATTGTCCCCGCTATGAAGGCTCCCCAGAGGGAAGTTAA
- a CDS encoding DNA starvation/stationary phase protection protein: MSSNVKDRLSQHVVDLAALFIKLHDYHWHVRGPQFKVLHELTETYYDDINEQFDAIAERLVQLGGVAPASVRSYASNTAISDAGKNAYTAEDVLSGIIKDFEYLLAEYKQTRRVASETDDPATDNMLADYIGDLEKKIWMLKATKG, encoded by the coding sequence ATGAGTAGCAACGTAAAAGATCGACTTTCACAACATGTGGTAGATCTAGCAGCCCTGTTTATCAAACTGCATGATTATCACTGGCATGTTCGAGGTCCCCAGTTTAAGGTGCTCCATGAACTTACGGAAACCTACTATGACGATATTAACGAGCAGTTTGACGCAATAGCAGAAAGGCTCGTTCAGCTTGGGGGCGTGGCGCCGGCGAGTGTACGGTCCTATGCGAGTAACACCGCTATCTCCGATGCAGGGAAAAACGCCTATACGGCGGAAGATGTGCTATCGGGGATAATCAAGGATTTTGAGTATCTCCTTGCGGAATATAAACAGACCCGCAGGGTAGCCTCCGAAACGGATGATCCAGCTACCGACAATATGCTCGCCGATTACATTGGAGATCTGGAAAAGAAAATCTGGATGCTTAAGGCTACCAAAGGATAA
- a CDS encoding response regulator, giving the protein MSEKKVLVVDDSRIMRNIVKNTFATLNIPCTFYEAPNGREALMLLEQHPIDLVLLDWNMPELSGIDFLKKVRAMEQYKNLPIVMVTSEAARYNVIEALKHGATDYIVKPVNERIFYEKLSKIVFP; this is encoded by the coding sequence ATGTCAGAAAAAAAAGTGCTCGTGGTGGATGATTCTCGCATTATGAGAAACATCGTCAAGAATACCTTTGCGACCCTTAACATCCCCTGTACCTTCTATGAAGCGCCCAATGGACGGGAAGCCCTGATGTTGCTGGAACAACATCCTATCGACCTGGTTCTCCTGGATTGGAACATGCCGGAGCTTTCGGGCATCGATTTTCTTAAGAAGGTCCGGGCCATGGAACAATACAAGAACCTTCCCATCGTAATGGTTACCAGTGAAGCCGCCCGCTACAATGTGATCGAAGCGCTGAAACATGGGGCTACCGATTATATCGTGAAGCCGGTAAATGAGCGAATTTTTTACGAAAAGCTTTCAAAGATTGTCTTTCCGTAG
- a CDS encoding chemotaxis protein CheX: MEKYIEPFVEATSGVFTNMVGMDIAVGRPYICEMNSPHAWDISGVIGLTGEARGAVVLSLKQDLALAITTTLTGREQPALNEDVVDAVGELINIIAGNAKKGLEESFKLVISLPTIVDGPNHHIAWPLEQTRIICIPFTVQGGKEFCLSVALETKREGLKYE, from the coding sequence ATGGAAAAGTACATTGAGCCCTTTGTGGAAGCCACAAGCGGAGTTTTTACCAACATGGTGGGGATGGATATTGCCGTGGGACGTCCCTACATTTGCGAGATGAATAGTCCCCATGCCTGGGATATTTCGGGGGTTATTGGGCTTACCGGCGAAGCCCGGGGGGCGGTGGTGCTTTCTTTAAAGCAAGACCTGGCCCTGGCCATAACGACTACGTTAACGGGTAGAGAACAGCCAGCCCTGAATGAAGATGTGGTCGACGCGGTGGGAGAACTCATCAATATCATCGCCGGGAATGCCAAGAAAGGCCTTGAGGAAAGTTTTAAACTGGTTATTTCTCTCCCCACCATCGTAGATGGGCCAAATCATCATATCGCCTGGCCGCTTGAGCAAACCCGCATCATTTGCATTCCCTTTACGGTCCAGGGAGGAAAGGAATTCTGCCTCTCTGTGGCCCTGGAAACAAAGAGGGAGGGCTTAAAATATGAGTAA
- a CDS encoding ATP-binding protein — MSKGSSNFFINLMTSGKFFREDDPEKMDMTIRYVLLNSMIFVGCTLLVLFGVESFREQAFLQGILDFSMAAITLVGFVLLRTPAPFIWSSGLTVLSFMGLCAFLVYTGGVQNSGVLWAYSFPLLAIFLLGIRLGSLLTALLGIFLGMVVLVPGFSPQKYEAAFAFRGIGVYLLVTLCTMVYEITKMNKDQRLLKLTASLKEERDQIAAMKDNLREALFLLDRQGKIQGQYSPILEAMLGKTNLTGEIFLDILSPSLSAKEKGLLEDFFAMVLEQRFDAAMLEDINPLKEFTYLPPGGTAPRTLSVTCSCLQRENGEAYLLCTLRDLTREVELRRQLEEEEKKRQQEMRALFEVVHVDPRIFEDFIQEMDYQFVHINGALKNSEEDNRQTLLEVYQYIHAVKANAVILGLSDFAEKLHSLEQEIKLIQNKEEITFQDMLHLTVEIEKVYREKDTFEQLLNRIRSFSATSSQLQEEQVLVQTLERTIKKLCHELGKQATLSVGTLEHGALQQLDFRLLKEILIQLVRNALVHGIETPEERQRKGKPAAGTIFVSLEKKGDQLCCVVGDDGNGLCFERIRQQAERRGMRIEPSKERQQLLQYIFSPGFSTQDEADLHSGRGVGLSLVKDRVYATGGSIKIATEEGKGCRFYLYFPLEKNHSVAG; from the coding sequence ATGAGTAAGGGGTCTTCGAATTTTTTCATCAACCTGATGACGAGCGGAAAGTTCTTCAGGGAAGACGATCCAGAAAAAATGGATATGACGATCCGGTACGTGCTCCTCAATTCCATGATATTTGTGGGTTGTACCCTCCTTGTTCTATTTGGAGTAGAAAGTTTTAGAGAGCAGGCCTTTCTGCAGGGGATCCTCGATTTTTCCATGGCAGCGATTACGCTAGTGGGATTTGTCCTTCTTAGGACACCCGCTCCCTTTATCTGGTCATCGGGTCTCACGGTCCTTTCGTTCATGGGGCTCTGTGCGTTTCTGGTGTATACCGGGGGCGTACAAAACTCGGGGGTTCTCTGGGCCTATTCCTTTCCTCTTTTAGCTATCTTCCTTTTGGGAATCCGTTTGGGAAGTCTCTTAACGGCCCTGCTTGGTATATTCCTGGGGATGGTGGTTTTGGTCCCAGGATTCAGCCCTCAGAAGTATGAAGCAGCCTTTGCCTTCCGCGGTATCGGCGTCTATCTCCTGGTTACCCTTTGTACGATGGTGTACGAGATTACCAAGATGAACAAGGACCAGCGGCTCCTGAAACTTACGGCTTCTCTTAAGGAAGAGCGGGACCAGATAGCGGCCATGAAGGATAACCTGCGGGAAGCCCTGTTTTTGCTCGATAGGCAGGGGAAAATACAGGGCCAGTATTCTCCCATTCTTGAGGCCATGCTGGGTAAAACTAACCTTACCGGCGAGATTTTTCTGGATATCCTTTCCCCTTCTCTTTCTGCAAAAGAAAAAGGACTCCTGGAAGATTTTTTTGCCATGGTGTTAGAACAACGCTTTGATGCTGCCATGCTAGAAGATATCAACCCCCTTAAGGAGTTTACCTACCTTCCCCCGGGGGGAACTGCGCCGCGCACCCTTTCGGTGACGTGTAGTTGTCTCCAGCGGGAGAACGGCGAGGCCTACCTCCTCTGTACCTTACGGGATTTAACGCGGGAAGTAGAACTGCGGCGGCAACTCGAAGAAGAAGAGAAAAAACGGCAGCAGGAAATGCGGGCCCTCTTTGAGGTTGTCCACGTGGATCCCCGGATCTTTGAAGATTTTATCCAGGAAATGGATTATCAGTTTGTCCATATAAACGGAGCCTTGAAAAACTCAGAGGAGGATAACCGCCAGACCCTTTTGGAGGTGTATCAGTACATTCATGCCGTAAAGGCCAATGCGGTTATCCTGGGGCTTTCAGACTTTGCAGAAAAGCTCCATTCCCTGGAACAGGAGATAAAGCTCATCCAGAATAAAGAAGAGATAACCTTCCAGGATATGCTCCATCTTACCGTGGAAATTGAAAAGGTTTATCGAGAAAAGGACACCTTTGAACAACTGCTGAATCGAATTCGTTCTTTTTCGGCTACCAGTTCTCAATTGCAGGAAGAACAGGTGTTGGTGCAAACCCTGGAGCGGACGATAAAGAAGCTCTGCCATGAATTAGGGAAACAGGCAACCCTTTCGGTGGGAACCCTGGAACATGGGGCTCTCCAGCAGCTTGATTTTCGGCTCCTTAAGGAAATTCTCATCCAGTTGGTGCGGAATGCCCTAGTGCATGGTATCGAGACCCCCGAAGAACGACAGCGGAAGGGCAAGCCCGCGGCGGGGACTATTTTTGTGAGTCTTGAAAAGAAGGGAGACCAACTGTGTTGTGTGGTAGGGGATGATGGGAATGGGCTCTGTTTCGAACGGATCCGACAGCAGGCGGAACGGCGGGGTATGCGAATTGAGCCGAGTAAGGAACGGCAACAGCTTTTGCAGTATATTTTCTCCCCCGGTTTTAGTACCCAGGATGAGGCGGATCTCCACAGTGGGCGTGGCGTCGGCCTATCTCTCGTGAAAGATCGGGTGTATGCTACAGGAGGAAGCATTAAAATCGCTACCGAAGAAGGCAAGGGCTGCCGGTTTTACCTTTATTTCCCTTTAGAAAAAAATCATTCCGTGGCGGGCTAA
- the tyrS gene encoding tyrosine--tRNA ligase, translated as MNPALETLKERGFFQQCTDVEGLSRTMDEGPITFYVGCDPTGSSLHIGHMVPFFAFRHLRQAGHRGIALIGGGTARIGDPSGKTEMRKMLSYEQLDANAESIRAQLDRFIGFDGKTALTDNNKNWLADLNYIDFLRDIGRHFSVNRMLSFEAYRLRMETGLSFIEFNYQLLQSYDFLELYRRHGCRLQIGGDDQWGNIVAGIELIRRVEGAECYGLTFPLVTTSDGKKMGKTEKGAIFLDPAMTSPYEFFQYWRNIQDADLRRFLLMFTFLPTAEIDALCAPGKNPNEGKERLAYEVTALIHGPEEAEKALAGARAAFGGGGDKSAMPSVELPRSRFEQGYNVVDLFCDAGLVPTKSEGRRLVQQGGAFVTRVGGPFQELETIGDVTALIGSDRITEEGELLLRAGKKRYCRVVVKG; from the coding sequence ATGAATCCAGCGCTTGAAACTCTGAAAGAACGGGGCTTTTTTCAACAGTGTACCGATGTAGAAGGCCTTTCCCGAACCATGGACGAAGGGCCTATTACTTTTTATGTGGGCTGTGATCCCACGGGCTCGAGCTTGCACATTGGGCATATGGTGCCATTTTTTGCCTTCCGGCACCTCAGACAGGCAGGGCATCGAGGAATTGCCCTGATTGGGGGGGGGACCGCCCGGATTGGGGACCCGTCGGGGAAAACCGAAATGCGGAAGATGCTTTCCTATGAACAGCTTGATGCCAATGCGGAGTCGATTCGGGCCCAGCTCGATCGATTCATCGGGTTTGATGGAAAGACGGCCCTTACGGATAACAACAAAAACTGGCTTGCGGACCTGAACTATATTGACTTTTTGCGGGATATCGGCCGGCACTTTTCGGTGAACCGCATGCTCAGTTTTGAGGCCTATCGGCTCCGCATGGAAACGGGGCTTTCGTTTATTGAGTTTAACTACCAGCTTTTGCAGAGTTATGACTTTTTGGAATTGTACCGCCGTCATGGGTGCCGTCTGCAGATCGGTGGAGATGATCAGTGGGGTAACATAGTGGCGGGAATTGAACTCATCCGCCGGGTCGAAGGGGCCGAATGTTATGGCCTTACCTTCCCCTTAGTAACCACTTCGGATGGAAAGAAGATGGGAAAAACTGAAAAGGGGGCAATCTTCCTGGATCCTGCCATGACAAGTCCCTATGAGTTTTTCCAGTACTGGCGGAACATTCAGGACGCGGATCTCCGGCGCTTCCTGTTGATGTTTACCTTCCTGCCTACCGCCGAGATTGATGCCCTCTGCGCTCCCGGTAAGAATCCCAACGAAGGGAAGGAACGTCTTGCCTACGAAGTAACCGCCCTGATTCACGGCCCCGAAGAGGCTGAGAAGGCTCTGGCGGGCGCTCGGGCTGCCTTTGGAGGTGGGGGCGACAAAAGCGCCATGCCGTCGGTGGAACTGCCCCGGTCCCGCTTTGAGCAGGGCTACAATGTGGTGGATCTTTTCTGTGATGCGGGTCTTGTTCCTACGAAGAGCGAAGGGCGGCGTCTGGTCCAGCAGGGTGGAGCCTTTGTGACCCGAGTTGGGGGGCCCTTCCAGGAATTAGAGACCATCGGCGACGTGACGGCCCTTATTGGGAGTGACCGTATTACGGAAGAGGGGGAACTACTCCTTCGGGCTGGAAAAAAGCGCTACTGCCGGGTTGTGGTGAAGGGGTGA
- a CDS encoding YkvA family protein — MKQQRPLETSSPSEKKKKKWGPQEIQEWFHVLSYARRDPRIGFWPKFWAALAVGYMLSPIDLIPDFIPLLGQLDDLLIIPLLLTLAIRSIPPEVIQEARSRWLQETEKGTPAAAGNP; from the coding sequence ATGAAACAACAGCGCCCTCTGGAGACCTCTTCTCCATCAGAGAAAAAGAAAAAAAAGTGGGGTCCCCAGGAGATCCAGGAATGGTTTCACGTGTTGTCCTATGCCCGGCGGGATCCCCGTATAGGGTTCTGGCCGAAATTCTGGGCAGCCCTCGCGGTGGGATACATGCTCAGTCCCATCGACCTTATCCCCGATTTTATTCCCCTTCTGGGCCAGCTTGATGACCTATTGATAATACCCCTTTTGCTTACCCTGGCAATCCGCAGCATTCCCCCCGAGGTGATACAGGAAGCGCGTTCCCGGTGGTTGCAAGAAACAGAAAAAGGAACACCTGCCGCTGCCGGAAATCCCTGA